The following is a genomic window from Actinomadura sp. WMMB 499.
ACGACCACACCCTGTACGCCCTGGACACGCTGTCGGGCGCGGAGCGGGGGCGGTTCGCGGCGGGCGAATGGGTCGACTCGTCCCCGGTCACCGACGGCACGTCGCTGTTCGCCGGGGACTGGGGCTGCCGGCTGGCCGCGATCGACCTCGCGGCGCTGTCGGCCGGACGGCGCCGGTGAGCGCGGACCGCGCCCGGCGGAACCGCTTCGAGCGGGTGGAGCCGCTGGGCGCCGGGGTGCTGGGCGAACGGCACCGCGCGGTGGACGTGCGGACGGGCCGGACCGTTGTGGTCACCTGGTTGCACCCGCACTGGACGCGCGGCCTGCCGCCTGAGGCGTTCTCGAAGCTCATGCACGAGGTCCGGGGGGTGCCCGGGCCGTTTCTCGGGGTACCCGCCGACTACGGGACCGGCGAGGGCGGCTGGTGGTTCGCCGTCGAGGACGCGGGCGGCGCGCCGCTGGCGCAGCGGGTCGGGCGCGCGGGCCCGCTGCCGCCGGAGGAGGTGCCGGCGCTCGCGCACCGGCTCGCGAGCGGCCTCGCCGCGCTGCACGAGGCGTCCGTGGTGCACGGCGCGCTCACCCCGTCCGCCGTACTGCTCGACGGCGCGGGCGGGGTCCGGTTGATCGACTACGCGGTCCTGCCGCCGCTGGTGCGGCGGGCCGTGTCGACCGGCTCGCTGCCGCCGGGGCACACCCTGCGCGGGGACCCGGCGTACATGTCGCCGCAGGCCATCGCGGACCCGGGTCGTATCCGGGCGGACGACGACGTGTACGCGCTCGGCGCGGTCCTGCTGTACGCGGCGACGGGGCGCCGCCCGTTCGACGACCGGGACATGCTGGCCACGGCCGCGGCCGCCCTGCGGTCCGCGCCCGACGTGGACCGATCGCTGCCGCCGCGGGTGCGCAGGCTGATCGGCAGCTGCCTGCGTCCTCCGGTCTACCGCCCGCCGGCGGCCCGGATCGCGGTCCGGGCCGGGCACCGCCGGTGGGCCGGGTTCCGGAAGCAGGGTCCGGTCCAGGAAAAGGCATCGGCGCCACCGGCATCGCCGCCGCCGGTGCCCGCGACCGAACCACAGACCACCCCCTCCGGCACGCCCACCGGAACGGCCTCCCGCCCGTCCGCCGGAACGCACGTCGAACCGGCCTGCGGCCCGCCCGCCGAACAGCCCCCGCGGACGGGTGCCGAGCCGCCCGCCGCGACGCGAAGCGAACCGCCTCCCGAACCGCCTCCCGAACCGCGTCCCGAACCGCGTCCCGAACCGCGCGCCGTGGAATCCGCCGAGCCACGCGCCGGGGCGGGCCGCGAGACGCGCGCCGACGTGCACTCCGCGCCCGAAGGCGCCGCGCCCCCGCCGGAGCGAGGCGACGCTCCGATCCCCGAGGGACCCGTCCCCGCGCCCGATGCCCCTCGCTCGGCACCGTCCCGTCCGGGGCGCGAACCGTGGATCTTCCTCGCCGACGGGATGATCGACGCACCGCCCGTCCTTTACCGTGACCTGGTTCTCGTCACCAGCCTCGACGGGTGCCTCTACGCGCTCGACGCGGCCACCGGGGCGCGGCGCTGGCGGCACGAGTCGGCGGACATGATCGAGTCGGGTGCGGCGGTGCGCGCCGGGACCGTCTACGTCGGCGGGCGCGACGGGGCGCTGCACGCCCTCGACCCCGCCGACGGTACGCGGCTGCGCAGCGCGCGCATCGGGGACATGATCGGGTCCACGCCCGCCGTCGACGCGGACGTGCTCTGCGTGGGCACCGGCACGGGCGAGCTCGTCGTCCTGGAGCACGACCTGCGGGTCCGGCATCGCACCGCCGCGCCGGACGTCGTCGACTCGTCCCCCGCGCTGCTGGACGGACGGGCATACGCGGGCACGTCCCGCGGTCTGCTCGTCGTGGACGGCACGACCGGTGCGTGCGCGCTGTGGCCGGTGGGCGACGCGCACGGCTGCGACCCGGCCGCCGTGGACGGGTGCGTCCACGTCGGGACGGCGGCGGGCGAGGTCCTCGCCCTGGACGCCCGGACGGGAGAGTGCCGCTGGGCGGCCCGCACCGGCGGGGCCGTCACGGGCCGTCCGGCCGTCGCGGGCGGCACCGTCTTCGCCGGGAGCCGGGACGGGCAGGTGTACGCGTTCGCGGCGGCGACCGGGCGGCCGAGGTGGCGGACCGCCACGGGCGGCCCCGTCACCGGGGGCGTGACCGTGGGCCCCGGCGGCGGGACGCACGCTGTGTACGCCGCGAGCCGGGACCGTTCGCTGTACCGGCTCGACATCGCCACCGGCGAGGTCGTCTGGCGGTTCGACACCGGAGGTCGGGTCGAGCGGTGCGCGCCCGCCGTCGGCGGCGGGCTCGTCTACGCCGGCACGGCCCACGGCCATCTGCACGCGGTGGACGCGCGCACCGGCCGGGGGGTCGCCGCGCCGCCGCACGAACTCGACCTCCGCCTGGAACTGTGACACCGACGGGAGCCGACATGTACGAAGCCGAGATCAACCGGGCCACCCCGGCCTGCATCATGTTCCTGATCGACCAGTCCGGCTCCATGCACGGCGCGATCGGCGGCGGCGCCGCGACCAAGCAGCAGGTCGTCGCCGACGCGCTCAACCGGCTGCTCAACGAGCTGGTCAGCCGGTGCGTCCGGACCGGCGGCAAGATTTACGACTTCTTCCACGTCGGGGTCGTCTGCTACGGCCGCACGGTCGGCCCGGCGCTCGCCGGCGAACTCGCCGGGCGGCCGCTCGTCACGGTGAGCGAGCTGGCGCACCACCCGATCCGGGTGGAGAGCCGCATGGTGCGCCGGACGGACGAGAACGGCGGCGTCTACGAGTATCCGCAGGAGGAGCCCGTCTGGCTGGAGCCCGCCGCGCAGGGCGGGACCCCGATGACGAAGGCGCTGGACGAGGCGCACGGCGTCCTGAACACCTGGGTGGAAGAACATCCGCGCAGCTACCCGCCCATCGTGCTGAACCTGACCGACGGGGACTCCACGGACGGCGACCCGACCGACGCGGGAACGCGGATCCGGTCGCTGAGCACGCACGACGGCCCCGCACT
Proteins encoded in this region:
- a CDS encoding PQQ-binding-like beta-propeller repeat protein — encoded protein: MSADRARRNRFERVEPLGAGVLGERHRAVDVRTGRTVVVTWLHPHWTRGLPPEAFSKLMHEVRGVPGPFLGVPADYGTGEGGWWFAVEDAGGAPLAQRVGRAGPLPPEEVPALAHRLASGLAALHEASVVHGALTPSAVLLDGAGGVRLIDYAVLPPLVRRAVSTGSLPPGHTLRGDPAYMSPQAIADPGRIRADDDVYALGAVLLYAATGRRPFDDRDMLATAAAALRSAPDVDRSLPPRVRRLIGSCLRPPVYRPPAARIAVRAGHRRWAGFRKQGPVQEKASAPPASPPPVPATEPQTTPSGTPTGTASRPSAGTHVEPACGPPAEQPPRTGAEPPAATRSEPPPEPPPEPRPEPRPEPRAVESAEPRAGAGRETRADVHSAPEGAAPPPERGDAPIPEGPVPAPDAPRSAPSRPGREPWIFLADGMIDAPPVLYRDLVLVTSLDGCLYALDAATGARRWRHESADMIESGAAVRAGTVYVGGRDGALHALDPADGTRLRSARIGDMIGSTPAVDADVLCVGTGTGELVVLEHDLRVRHRTAAPDVVDSSPALLDGRAYAGTSRGLLVVDGTTGACALWPVGDAHGCDPAAVDGCVHVGTAAGEVLALDARTGECRWAARTGGAVTGRPAVAGGTVFAGSRDGQVYAFAAATGRPRWRTATGGPVTGGVTVGPGGGTHAVYAASRDRSLYRLDIATGEVVWRFDTGGRVERCAPAVGGGLVYAGTAHGHLHAVDARTGRGVAAPPHELDLRLEL
- a CDS encoding vWA domain-containing protein, which gives rise to MYEAEINRATPACIMFLIDQSGSMHGAIGGGAATKQQVVADALNRLLNELVSRCVRTGGKIYDFFHVGVVCYGRTVGPALAGELAGRPLVTVSELAHHPIRVESRMVRRTDENGGVYEYPQEEPVWLEPAAQGGTPMTKALDEAHGVLNTWVEEHPRSYPPIVLNLTDGDSTDGDPTDAGTRIRSLSTHDGPALLFNMHISSERHAPVQFPASADGLPDSGRLLFGMSSPLPDRMRSYATGELGLAMNRDSRGFVYNADITSIVQFLDVGTRPAYHLDGMA